A genome region from Thermococcus gorgonarius includes the following:
- a CDS encoding 50S ribosomal protein L14 codes for MAKKGAGATRGISPVRPTRALPIGAYLKVADNSGAKVIQIIGVVGYKGTRRRLASAGVGDMVVATVKKGRPDMRHQVVRAVIVRQRKEYRRLDGMRVKFEDNAAAIVTPEGVPRGTEIRGAIAREAAERWVRLGSIASIVL; via the coding sequence ATGGCCAAGAAGGGTGCCGGTGCAACGAGGGGTATAAGTCCCGTCAGGCCCACTAGGGCCCTTCCGATTGGTGCCTACCTCAAGGTCGCCGACAACAGCGGTGCCAAGGTTATCCAGATCATCGGTGTCGTCGGCTACAAGGGTACCAGGAGAAGGCTCGCCTCAGCTGGCGTTGGTGACATGGTCGTCGCTACCGTCAAGAAGGGAAGGCCTGACATGAGGCACCAGGTGGTTAGGGCTGTCATCGTGAGGCAGAGGAAGGAATACAGAAGGCTTGACGGCATGCGCGTCAAGTTTGAGGACAACGCGGCAGCTATAGTCACGCCTGAGGGCGTTCCGAGGGGAACCGAGATCAGGGGTGCCATCGCTAGAGAAGCCGCCGAGAGGTGGGTTAGGCTCGGTAGTATAGCGAGCATAGTGCTGTGA
- the rplX gene encoding 50S ribosomal protein L24 — MKLDVKQPRKQRKFLYNAPLHLRQKIMSAPLSKELREKYGVRNLPIREGDKVRVMRGDFKGKEGKVLEVDLKRYRIHVEGVTQTKVDGTEVFYPLHPSNVMIIELNLEDEERKKIIERRAA; from the coding sequence ATGAAGCTTGATGTAAAGCAGCCGAGAAAGCAGAGGAAGTTCCTTTACAACGCTCCCCTTCACCTTAGGCAGAAGATAATGAGCGCTCCCCTTAGCAAGGAACTCAGGGAGAAGTACGGTGTGAGAAATCTTCCAATCAGGGAGGGGGACAAGGTTAGGGTAATGCGCGGTGACTTCAAGGGGAAGGAAGGCAAAGTTCTCGAGGTTGACCTCAAGAGGTACAGAATCCACGTTGAGGGCGTTACTCAGACCAAGGTCGACGGTACCGAGGTCTTCTATCCGCTTCACCCATCCAATGTGATGATAATCGAACTCAACCTCGAGGACGAGGAGAGGAAGAAGATAATTGAGAGGAGGGCTGCCTGA
- a CDS encoding 30S ribosomal protein S4e, whose protein sequence is MARKGPKRHLKRLAAPTSWYLHRKEYKWAVRPRPGPHSMQTSIPLLYIVRDYLGYAKTAREARKILNEGKILVDGRVRKDYKFPVGIMDVVSILETGEHYRVLPNRIGKLILHPISEEEAKLKPFRINNKRMVKGAKVQLNLHDGSNHLVGFAEKDSFRTSYTVVMKVPEREIVEVIPFEVGAYVFVTQGKNVARRGRIVEVRQFPMGWPDVVTIEDESGEKFDTLKEYAFVLGKDKPVISLP, encoded by the coding sequence ATGGCGAGAAAGGGTCCGAAGAGGCATCTTAAGAGGCTTGCCGCTCCAACCTCATGGTATCTCCACAGGAAGGAGTACAAATGGGCCGTTAGACCGAGGCCGGGTCCTCACAGCATGCAGACGTCAATACCGCTGCTCTACATCGTCAGGGACTACCTCGGCTACGCCAAGACCGCACGTGAGGCCAGGAAGATACTCAACGAGGGCAAGATCCTCGTCGATGGACGCGTTAGGAAGGACTACAAGTTCCCTGTTGGGATAATGGACGTAGTTTCCATCCTCGAAACCGGTGAACACTACAGGGTTCTTCCAAACAGGATTGGAAAGCTCATACTCCACCCGATAAGCGAGGAGGAGGCAAAGCTCAAGCCCTTCAGGATAAACAACAAGCGCATGGTCAAAGGCGCTAAGGTTCAGCTCAACCTCCACGACGGAAGCAACCACCTCGTTGGTTTTGCTGAGAAGGACTCCTTCAGGACATCTTACACCGTCGTCATGAAGGTTCCGGAGAGGGAGATCGTCGAAGTTATACCCTTCGAGGTCGGTGCCTACGTCTTCGTTACTCAGGGTAAGAACGTGGCAAGGAGAGGCAGAATAGTCGAAGTCAGGCAGTTCCCGATGGGCTGGCCTGATGTGGTTACAATCGAAGACGAGAGTGGGGAGAAGTTTGACACCCTGAAGGAATACGCCTTTGTCCTTGGTAAGGACAAGCCCGTCATTTCCCTTCCGTGA
- a CDS encoding 50S ribosomal protein L5 has protein sequence MEINREAILADWEAHPMRKPRIAKVTINIGVGESGERLTKAETMLEQLVGQKPIRRRAKQTNRDFGIRRGEPIAVKVTLRGEKARQMLDRLLEAVDRKLSVSNFDEHGNFCFGIQEHINIPGVEYDPEIGIFGMDVCVTLERPGFRVAKRKRQRRKIPTRHKLTKEEGIVFAMEELKAKVEGL, from the coding sequence ATGGAGATAAACAGAGAGGCCATACTTGCTGACTGGGAAGCTCACCCCATGAGGAAGCCCAGGATAGCTAAGGTCACTATAAACATCGGTGTTGGCGAGAGTGGTGAGAGACTTACCAAGGCTGAGACAATGCTTGAGCAGCTGGTTGGCCAGAAGCCGATAAGGAGAAGGGCCAAGCAGACCAACAGGGACTTCGGAATCAGGAGGGGAGAGCCAATAGCTGTGAAAGTCACCCTCCGCGGTGAAAAGGCCAGGCAGATGCTCGACAGGCTTCTTGAGGCTGTCGACAGGAAACTTAGCGTCAGCAACTTCGATGAGCACGGCAACTTCTGCTTTGGGATTCAGGAGCACATCAACATACCCGGAGTTGAGTACGATCCGGAGATAGGTATCTTCGGTATGGACGTCTGCGTCACCCTCGAGAGGCCAGGCTTTAGGGTAGCGAAGAGGAAGAGGCAGAGGAGGAAGATACCGACCAGGCACAAGCTGACGAAAGAAGAGGGTATTGTCTTCGCTATGGAGGAGTTGAAGGCCAAGGTGGAGGGATTGTGA
- a CDS encoding 30S ribosomal protein S14, which yields MAKADYNRRKPRKFGKGARRCMRCGQYGPIIRIHGLMLCRHCFREVAPKLGFKKYE from the coding sequence ATGGCGAAGGCCGACTACAACAGGAGGAAGCCGAGGAAGTTTGGTAAGGGAGCGAGAAGATGCATGCGCTGCGGCCAGTACGGTCCGATAATCAGGATTCACGGCCTCATGCTCTGCAGGCACTGCTTCCGCGAGGTTGCTCCAAAGCTCGGCTTCAAGAAGTATGAGTGA
- a CDS encoding 30S ribosomal protein S8 has product MTLLDPLANALSHITNSERVGKKEVYIKPASKLIGEVLRVMQENGYIGEFEFIDDGRAGIYRVQLLGRINKAGAIKPRFPVKAMEYEKWEKRFLPAFEFGILIVSTSQGVMTHKEAIEKGIGGRLIAYVY; this is encoded by the coding sequence ATGACTCTGCTTGATCCGCTTGCGAACGCTCTTTCCCACATAACCAACAGTGAGAGGGTTGGAAAGAAGGAGGTCTACATAAAGCCTGCCTCAAAGCTCATTGGCGAAGTGCTGAGGGTTATGCAGGAGAACGGCTACATAGGGGAGTTCGAGTTCATAGACGATGGAAGGGCAGGCATTTACAGGGTTCAGCTCCTTGGAAGGATTAACAAAGCTGGAGCAATAAAGCCTCGCTTCCCGGTTAAAGCCATGGAATACGAGAAGTGGGAGAAGAGGTTCCTTCCGGCGTTCGAGTTCGGTATCCTTATAGTCTCGACGTCTCAGGGCGTTATGACACACAAGGAGGCTATCGAGAAGGGAATCGGCGGAAGGCTGATAGCCTACGTCTACTGA
- a CDS encoding 50S ribosomal protein L6, protein MPVDAWIREEIEIPEGVEVTVEGNTVKVKGPKGELERELKYPGVQIFTEDGKVVVYKEFPRKKDVAIARTFKAHIANMIKGVTEGFTYKLKVVYSHFPITVKVQGDEVIIENFLGEKNPRRAKILPGVTVKVRGQEVIVEGIDKEATGQTAANIEQATRITKWDRRVFQDGIYIVEKAGKPIKF, encoded by the coding sequence ATGCCGGTAGACGCTTGGATTCGTGAGGAAATTGAGATACCAGAGGGCGTCGAGGTTACCGTTGAGGGTAACACTGTCAAGGTCAAGGGGCCCAAGGGCGAGCTTGAGAGGGAGCTCAAGTACCCCGGCGTTCAGATATTCACCGAGGACGGGAAGGTTGTAGTTTACAAGGAGTTCCCGAGGAAGAAGGACGTGGCCATAGCGAGAACCTTCAAGGCTCACATAGCCAACATGATTAAGGGTGTAACCGAGGGCTTCACCTACAAGCTCAAGGTAGTTTACAGCCACTTCCCTATAACGGTCAAAGTTCAGGGTGACGAGGTCATCATAGAGAACTTCCTCGGTGAGAAGAACCCGAGGAGGGCCAAGATACTTCCGGGTGTTACCGTCAAGGTTCGCGGTCAGGAAGTCATCGTTGAGGGCATTGACAAGGAAGCAACTGGTCAAACCGCTGCCAACATCGAGCAGGCCACAAGGATAACCAAGTGGGATAGAAGAGTGTTCCAGGACGGTATCTACATCGTGGAGAAGGCTGGCAAGCCGATAAAGTTCTGA
- a CDS encoding 50S ribosomal protein L32e: MNEKARLLRIRAKLKRKKPKFLRQEWWRYPKFKNDPKWRRPKGIDSKMRLKKKGKPRSPSIGWSSPKAVRGLHPSGYEEVLVHNVKELEAIDPTRQAARIAGTVGARKREIIIAKARELGIKVLNAR; the protein is encoded by the coding sequence ATGAACGAGAAGGCGAGACTCTTGAGGATAAGGGCCAAGCTCAAGAGGAAAAAACCGAAGTTCCTCCGCCAGGAGTGGTGGAGGTATCCAAAGTTCAAGAACGACCCCAAGTGGAGGAGGCCCAAGGGAATCGACAGCAAGATGAGGCTCAAGAAGAAGGGCAAGCCGAGGTCACCGAGCATAGGCTGGAGCTCACCGAAAGCCGTTCGCGGTCTCCACCCGAGCGGTTACGAGGAAGTCCTCGTTCACAACGTGAAGGAGCTCGAAGCCATAGACCCAACCAGGCAAGCCGCTAGGATTGCGGGAACCGTTGGAGCTAGGAAGAGGGAGATAATCATTGCAAAGGCCAGGGAGCTCGGTATTAAGGTTCTCAACGCGAGGTGA
- a CDS encoding 50S ribosomal protein L19e yields the protein MLKTQRRIAAELLKCGENRVWIDPERIDDVAAAITREDIKRLIHDGVIKKKPVKGQSRARARAYQEARKKGRHRGPGSKKGKKTARMGKKERWMMTIRALRKELRKLKAEGKLDAHTYRRLYIRAKGGQFKNKRQLYMFMREHGILNE from the coding sequence ATGCTCAAGACTCAGAGGAGGATTGCCGCCGAGCTGTTGAAGTGCGGAGAGAACAGGGTGTGGATAGACCCCGAGAGGATTGATGATGTCGCTGCCGCCATAACCCGTGAGGACATCAAGAGGCTGATCCACGACGGTGTCATAAAGAAGAAGCCCGTCAAGGGCCAGAGCAGGGCCAGGGCGAGGGCCTATCAGGAGGCCAGGAAGAAGGGCAGGCACCGCGGCCCTGGAAGCAAGAAGGGCAAGAAGACGGCTAGAATGGGCAAGAAGGAGCGCTGGATGATGACCATAAGGGCCTTGAGGAAGGAACTCAGGAAGCTCAAGGCGGAAGGCAAACTAGATGCCCACACCTACAGAAGGCTTTACATCCGTGCCAAAGGTGGCCAGTTCAAGAACAAGAGGCAGCTCTACATGTTCATGAGGGAGCACGGTATCTTGAATGAGTGA
- a CDS encoding 50S ribosomal protein L18 yields the protein MARGPRYRVPFRRRREGKTNYHKRLKLLKSKKPRLVVRKSLNHHIAQIVVYDPKGDRTLVSAHTRELMRDFGWKGHGGNTPSAYLLGLLIGYKAKQAGIEEAILDIGLHPPTKGSSVFAVLKGAVDAGLNVPHSEEIYPEDYRIRGEHVANYAKALKEEDEALYRKQFGGYLIKGLEPEKLPEHFDEVKAKIIEKFEGARE from the coding sequence ATGGCGAGAGGACCTAGATATAGGGTTCCGTTCAGGAGGAGGAGAGAGGGTAAGACCAACTATCACAAGAGGCTCAAGCTCCTTAAGAGCAAGAAGCCGAGGCTCGTTGTTAGGAAGAGCCTCAACCACCACATAGCCCAGATAGTTGTCTACGACCCCAAGGGTGACAGGACACTCGTTTCCGCTCACACCAGGGAGCTCATGAGGGACTTCGGCTGGAAGGGCCACGGTGGAAACACGCCGAGCGCTTACCTGCTCGGTCTTCTGATAGGTTACAAGGCGAAGCAGGCAGGCATTGAGGAGGCCATCCTCGACATAGGCCTTCACCCGCCGACCAAGGGATCCAGTGTCTTTGCAGTCCTCAAGGGCGCCGTTGATGCTGGACTTAATGTCCCACACAGCGAGGAGATTTACCCTGAGGACTACAGGATAAGGGGTGAGCACGTAGCTAACTACGCTAAGGCCCTCAAGGAGGAAGACGAGGCCCTCTACAGAAAGCAGTTCGGTGGTTATCTCATTAAGGGCCTCGAGCCCGAGAAGCTTCCGGAGCACTTTGATGAGGTCAAGGCCAAGATAATCGAGAAGTTTGAGGGGGCGAGAGAATGA
- the rpsE gene encoding 30S ribosomal protein S5: MSDPREIAQRVLEEWEPRTKLGRLVKEGQITDIHEIFRKGYQIKEPQIVDVLLPEVNLRENQEILDIALTVRMTDSGRRIRFRVLAAVGNRDGYVGLGIGHGREVGIAIRKAIDYAKMNIIEIKRGCGSWECRCRRPHSIPFAVEGKEGSVRVKLMPGPRGLGLVIGDVGKKILTLAGVKDVWSQTLGETRTTVNFAKAVFNALYNTNRVAVKPEDIERYGIIVGREMPTSFQVE, from the coding sequence ATGAGCGACCCGAGAGAGATCGCCCAGAGGGTTCTTGAGGAGTGGGAGCCGAGGACAAAGCTGGGTAGGCTCGTCAAAGAGGGGCAGATAACTGACATTCACGAGATATTCAGGAAGGGTTATCAGATAAAGGAACCGCAGATAGTTGACGTTCTCCTTCCCGAGGTCAACCTCAGGGAGAACCAGGAGATCCTTGACATCGCCCTTACCGTTAGAATGACCGACAGCGGAAGGAGGATCCGCTTCCGTGTTCTCGCTGCCGTTGGCAACAGGGACGGCTACGTCGGTCTTGGAATCGGCCACGGAAGGGAAGTTGGAATAGCCATCAGGAAGGCAATAGACTATGCAAAGATGAACATCATCGAGATCAAGCGCGGCTGTGGAAGCTGGGAGTGCAGGTGCAGGAGGCCGCACTCAATACCGTTCGCCGTTGAGGGCAAAGAGGGTAGCGTTCGCGTTAAGCTCATGCCCGGTCCACGTGGTCTCGGCCTCGTCATCGGTGACGTCGGCAAGAAGATACTCACACTGGCCGGCGTTAAGGACGTGTGGTCCCAGACACTGGGTGAGACCAGGACTACAGTTAACTTCGCCAAAGCCGTCTTCAACGCACTCTACAACACCAACCGCGTTGCCGTTAAACCAGAGGACATCGAGCGCTACGGCATAATTGTTGGTAGAGAGATGCCCACAAGCTTCCAGGTTGAGTGA
- a CDS encoding 50S ribosomal protein L30, which yields MTKLALIRLRSGIRARGEVRDTLAMLRLHRINHLVIVDDTPSYRGMIQKVKDYITWGEIDKETLVKLLRKRGRLVGNKPITDEYVQEKLGMTLEEFAEKVINGEMKLRDLPNIKPVFRLHPPRGGLKGSKKRSFKEGGVLGYRGEKINELIERML from the coding sequence ATGACAAAGCTCGCACTTATCAGGCTTAGGAGCGGGATTAGGGCTAGGGGTGAAGTGAGAGACACCCTGGCCATGCTCCGCCTTCACAGGATTAACCACCTTGTCATAGTTGATGACACGCCAAGCTACCGTGGAATGATACAGAAGGTCAAGGACTACATAACCTGGGGTGAGATTGACAAGGAGACCCTCGTCAAGCTCCTCAGGAAGCGCGGAAGGCTCGTCGGGAACAAGCCGATAACCGATGAGTACGTCCAAGAGAAGCTCGGCATGACCCTTGAGGAGTTCGCTGAGAAAGTCATCAATGGTGAGATGAAGCTCAGGGATCTGCCAAACATAAAGCCCGTCTTCAGGCTCCACCCGCCGAGGGGAGGACTTAAGGGAAGCAAGAAGCGCAGCTTTAAGGAAGGTGGCGTCCTAGGTTATCGTGGCGAGAAGATTAACGAGCTCATTGAGAGAATGCTCTGA
- a CDS encoding uL15m family ribosomal protein, protein MIRRRKKVRKLRGSHTHGWGCKKKHRGGGSKGGRGMAGTGKRKDQKFTWTIKYAPDHLGKRGFHRPKAVQYTPQTINLSDIDENFELFRDMGVIYEEDGKLVFDATALGVDKVLGTGKLTRALVVKAYYVTPKAEEKIKAAGGEVILA, encoded by the coding sequence ATGATAAGGAGAAGGAAGAAGGTTAGGAAGCTCCGTGGAAGTCACACTCACGGTTGGGGATGCAAGAAGAAGCACCGCGGTGGAGGAAGCAAGGGCGGCCGCGGTATGGCCGGTACCGGTAAGAGGAAGGATCAGAAGTTCACCTGGACCATCAAGTACGCTCCCGACCACCTCGGCAAGCGCGGCTTCCACAGGCCAAAGGCGGTTCAGTACACTCCGCAGACCATAAACCTCAGCGACATCGACGAGAACTTTGAACTCTTCAGGGACATGGGCGTCATCTACGAGGAGGACGGAAAGCTCGTCTTTGATGCAACTGCTCTCGGCGTTGACAAGGTTCTCGGTACAGGGAAGCTAACCAGAGCACTGGTCGTCAAAGCCTACTACGTTACTCCAAAGGCGGAGGAGAAGATTAAAGCAGCCGGTGGCGAGGTTATCCTCGCCTGA
- the secY gene encoding preprotein translocase subunit SecY — MGVREVIYAIERWFPEVERPKRRVPLREKFLWTGVALLLYYILAEIPLYGIPSNYQDYFASLRFVLAGRNGSLLTLGIGPIVTAGIILQLLVGSEILKLDLSNPEDRRFYQALQRLFSVFMAFFEASIYVLAGAFGKIGVDMTLAVAILVIIQLGFGSTILILLDELVSKWGIGSGISLFIAAGVSQTVMVKSLNPLPIPGNPDELSGAIPAFIQHLARGDLSGAIYRPNLPDMTNLLATIVVFLIVVYLESMRVEIPLSYGRVTVRGRYPIRFMYVSNIPIILTMALYSNIQLWARLLSSRGITWLGTFEGTVPVSGLAKYTVPPYDIYQVIHQPGQALIYGLQTIFWSVIFGFLWVELTGLDAKSIAKQLQNAGLQIPGFRRDPRILERVLNRYIPYVTFWGSFTLALVAVLASFLGALGTGTGILLTVGILYRFYEEIAREQATEMFPALRKFFSK; from the coding sequence ATGGGAGTCCGGGAGGTTATTTACGCCATCGAACGCTGGTTTCCAGAGGTTGAGAGACCCAAAAGGAGGGTTCCTCTCAGGGAGAAGTTCCTGTGGACTGGGGTTGCCCTTCTGCTGTACTACATCCTGGCGGAGATACCGCTTTATGGCATACCTTCGAATTATCAGGATTACTTTGCTTCCCTCAGATTCGTGTTAGCCGGTAGGAACGGATCGCTTTTGACCCTTGGTATAGGTCCAATCGTTACCGCTGGAATCATACTCCAGCTTCTCGTTGGTTCAGAGATCCTCAAGCTTGATCTCTCAAATCCTGAGGATAGGAGATTTTATCAGGCCCTTCAGAGGTTGTTCTCGGTATTCATGGCCTTCTTCGAGGCCTCTATATACGTCCTCGCGGGTGCTTTCGGCAAGATCGGGGTAGACATGACTCTCGCGGTGGCTATATTGGTCATCATCCAGCTCGGGTTCGGCTCGACGATACTGATACTGCTCGACGAGCTCGTCAGCAAGTGGGGCATAGGGAGCGGTATCAGCCTCTTCATTGCCGCAGGAGTCTCTCAGACAGTCATGGTCAAGTCTCTCAACCCATTGCCCATACCCGGGAACCCGGATGAACTCAGCGGTGCTATTCCGGCGTTCATACAGCATTTGGCCAGGGGAGATCTCAGCGGTGCAATCTACAGGCCAAACCTTCCGGACATGACCAACCTGCTGGCAACTATCGTCGTGTTCCTGATAGTCGTTTACCTCGAGAGTATGCGCGTTGAGATACCGCTCAGTTATGGAAGGGTAACCGTCCGCGGAAGGTATCCGATAAGGTTCATGTACGTCAGCAACATTCCGATAATCCTTACCATGGCGCTCTACTCAAACATACAGCTCTGGGCCAGGCTTCTCTCTTCCAGGGGGATAACATGGCTGGGAACTTTTGAGGGTACAGTTCCTGTTTCCGGACTTGCCAAGTATACGGTGCCCCCCTACGACATCTACCAAGTGATTCACCAGCCTGGTCAGGCACTGATCTATGGACTTCAGACGATATTCTGGTCGGTGATTTTTGGTTTCCTCTGGGTTGAGCTTACGGGTCTGGACGCCAAGAGCATAGCCAAACAGCTTCAGAACGCTGGACTGCAGATACCTGGCTTCAGAAGGGATCCGAGGATACTGGAGAGAGTTCTCAACAGGTACATCCCCTACGTCACGTTCTGGGGTTCATTCACCCTGGCTCTCGTTGCAGTGCTGGCAAGTTTCCTCGGTGCACTTGGTACCGGAACGGGAATACTCCTTACCGTTGGTATACTCTACAGGTTTTATGAGGAGATAGCCAGAGAACAGGCCACAGAAATGTTCCCGGCCCTGAGAAAGTTCTTTTCCAAGTGA
- a CDS encoding adenylate kinase, translating into MPFVVMITGIPGVGKSTITRLALQKSQVKFRLVNFGDLMFEEAKKQGFVKHRDEMRKLDPLIQKELQLKAAQRIVEIAREEPVLLDTHATIRTPMGYLLGFPKEVIETIRPNFIVIIEATPSEILGRRLRDLKRDRDVETEEQIERHQDLNRAAAITYAMHSDALIKIIENHEDKGLEEAVNELVEVLNLAVREYD; encoded by the coding sequence ATGCCCTTCGTTGTCATGATAACCGGGATTCCAGGGGTTGGGAAGAGCACCATAACCCGGCTGGCACTCCAAAAGTCCCAGGTTAAGTTCCGGCTGGTGAACTTCGGCGATCTGATGTTTGAGGAGGCCAAGAAACAGGGGTTCGTGAAGCATCGGGACGAGATGAGGAAACTCGATCCCTTGATTCAAAAGGAACTTCAGCTTAAGGCAGCCCAAAGAATCGTGGAAATTGCCAGAGAGGAACCCGTCCTCCTCGACACACATGCCACAATAAGAACTCCAATGGGGTATCTTTTAGGGTTTCCAAAAGAAGTCATCGAGACGATACGGCCGAACTTTATCGTCATCATTGAGGCAACACCCAGTGAGATACTTGGTAGGAGGCTGAGGGATTTGAAGAGAGACCGCGATGTTGAAACTGAGGAGCAGATAGAAAGGCATCAGGATCTTAACAGAGCCGCTGCAATAACCTACGCCATGCACTCCGATGCCCTTATAAAGATAATCGAAAACCATGAGGACAAGGGTCTTGAAGAGGCCGTGAATGAGTTAGTGGAAGTGCTGAACTTGGCGGTGAGGGAGTATGATTGA
- a CDS encoding EMC3/TMCO1 family protein — protein MIEGIYKFLDDLFGGYIVQHPLLAITFAGFVIGGSYTLIYYFFMDVEKMRKIQEVSKQLQKEMREAQKSGDEKKLKKVQQKQLELMRMQGDLMRQQTIPMLLTLPIFWVFFAWLRRWYVEVAIAKAPFNFFLFDWFHSLYHSALGPDELGYFGWYVLSSYVIGMVLRKFLDMG, from the coding sequence ATGATTGAGGGAATATACAAGTTCCTTGACGATCTTTTCGGGGGCTACATAGTCCAGCATCCTCTGCTTGCTATAACCTTTGCTGGATTCGTGATCGGTGGTTCGTACACTCTGATCTACTACTTCTTCATGGACGTCGAGAAGATGCGGAAGATCCAGGAGGTGTCAAAGCAGCTTCAAAAAGAGATGAGGGAGGCCCAGAAAAGTGGAGATGAAAAGAAGCTAAAAAAAGTACAGCAGAAGCAGCTGGAGCTCATGAGAATGCAGGGTGACTTAATGAGGCAGCAGACGATTCCGATGCTTTTGACCCTACCTATATTTTGGGTGTTTTTCGCTTGGCTGAGGAGATGGTACGTCGAAGTCGCAATAGCTAAGGCACCATTTAATTTCTTCCTCTTTGATTGGTTCCACAGCTTGTATCACTCTGCTCTCGGGCCAGACGAGCTTGGCTACTTTGGATGGTACGTTCTTTCGAGCTATGTCATCGGTATGGTCCTTAGGAAGTTCCTCGACATGGGATAA
- a CDS encoding 50S ribosomal protein L34e → MKPMYRSRSWRRKYVRTPGGRTVVHFERRKPKVAHCAMCGRPLNGVPRGRSSELRKLPKTAKRPERPYPNLCPSCMRKVMKAQVRASIAL, encoded by the coding sequence ATGAAGCCGATGTACAGGTCAAGGTCATGGAGGAGAAAGTACGTCAGAACTCCTGGAGGAAGAACCGTTGTTCACTTTGAGAGGAGGAAGCCTAAGGTGGCCCACTGCGCCATGTGCGGAAGGCCGCTCAACGGCGTCCCGCGTGGAAGGTCAAGCGAACTTAGGAAGCTCCCGAAGACGGCAAAGAGGCCAGAGAGACCCTACCCGAACCTCTGCCCGAGCTGCATGAGGAAGGTCATGAAGGCCCAGGTAAGGGCTAGCATAGCCCTCTGA
- the cmk gene encoding (d)CMP kinase encodes MPKGCLVITVSGLAGSGTTTLCRNLARHYGFKHVYAGLIFRQMAKEMGMTLEEFQKYAELHPEIDREVDRRQIEAANECNVVIEGRLAGWMVKNADLKIWLDAPIMERARRVAKREGISVEEAFVKIAEREKQNRKRYLNLYGIDIEDKSIYDLIINTAHWGPDGVFAIVKAAIDHLSPVGDAGEKKKEKEVG; translated from the coding sequence ATGCCGAAGGGCTGCCTCGTGATAACCGTTAGTGGTCTGGCCGGTTCGGGAACTACAACCCTATGCAGAAATCTTGCCAGGCACTACGGCTTTAAACATGTCTATGCAGGCCTAATATTCCGTCAGATGGCCAAGGAAATGGGCATGACTCTCGAGGAGTTTCAGAAATACGCTGAACTTCACCCCGAGATAGACAGGGAGGTTGACAGGAGACAGATCGAGGCAGCTAACGAATGTAACGTCGTTATTGAGGGTCGGCTCGCCGGGTGGATGGTTAAAAACGCCGACCTCAAAATATGGCTCGATGCTCCGATAATGGAGCGTGCCAGAAGGGTTGCCAAACGGGAAGGCATCTCCGTTGAGGAGGCCTTTGTCAAGATAGCCGAAAGGGAGAAACAGAACAGGAAAAGATATTTAAACCTGTACGGTATCGACATCGAGGACAAATCCATCTACGATTTAATAATCAACACGGCCCATTGGGGCCCCGATGGGGTCTTCGCAATTGTGAAGGCCGCCATCGACCACCTTTCCCCCGTCGGTGACGCGGGGGAGAAGAAAAAAGAAAAGGAGGTGGGATGA
- a CDS encoding 50S ribosomal protein L14e: MPAIEVGRLAVVIAGRRAGQKVVVADIIDRNFVLVTGAGLNKVKRRRMNIKHLEPLPEKINIARGASDEEIKAALEQAGISLE, translated from the coding sequence ATGCCAGCTATTGAGGTTGGAAGGCTTGCCGTCGTTATTGCCGGAAGGAGGGCAGGTCAGAAGGTCGTCGTTGCCGACATAATCGACAGGAACTTCGTCCTCGTTACCGGCGCTGGCCTCAACAAGGTCAAGCGCAGGAGGATGAACATCAAGCACCTTGAGCCCCTTCCGGAGAAGATAAACATCGCCAGGGGCGCCTCCGACGAGGAGATAAAGGCTGCCCTTGAGCAGGCTGGAATAAGCCTTGAGTGA